A genomic segment from Yimella sp. cx-51 encodes:
- a CDS encoding iron chelate uptake ABC transporter family permease subunit has protein sequence MPAQAGGPVTSPKHSGIARLLRFVLPSLSRHQVLLPMSGLVGALVVLLSDIVMRAVLGADAALSVPTGVATSIVGALVLITLARRSQGSAGAASATTRSRPDRPVGWIITGLVLAVAAAVVLALLAGYTAC, from the coding sequence TTGCCTGCCCAGGCCGGTGGGCCGGTCACCTCGCCCAAGCATTCAGGCATCGCTCGACTGCTGCGATTCGTGCTGCCCTCACTCAGCCGACACCAGGTATTGCTGCCCATGTCGGGTCTGGTCGGCGCGCTGGTGGTGCTGCTCTCCGACATCGTCATGCGGGCCGTCCTCGGTGCCGACGCTGCACTGTCGGTGCCCACCGGAGTCGCGACCTCCATCGTGGGAGCCCTGGTGCTGATCACGCTGGCACGGCGCTCGCAAGGCAGCGCGGGTGCGGCGAGTGCCACGACCCGGTCCCGGCCGGATCGCCCTGTCGGGTGGATCATCACCGGTCTCGTGCTGGCCGTGGCCGCTGCCGTGGTGCTGGCGTTACTGGCGGGATACACCGCCTGCTGA
- a CDS encoding YihY/virulence factor BrkB family protein has translation MSVRASTVAALSRVPGLLGLARLVRETFRVCMQYRVTGLAAEAGFFALLSFPPLVFGLLGGVGYLGGWLGDNAVARFTEAIESYATQFFSEESLQQVIMPTISDALRGGRPDVISAGFLLSLWSGSRALNVLLDTVSIMYGQGGERGIVRTRLMSLSLYFVTLVFGAIVVPLIVVGPQLLSEWLPGQLQVLMMFYWPLVGGLTVLGFSTLFYIATPHKTPWVRDLPGAILTLAIWVLSAMALRYLLGASVGGTSIYGPLAAAIVVLIWMYFLGIAVLIGAALNAATMRLWPVELKGPVHERAREFLTDGVQRTREKLADTRSGPIPLGRRPAGKPAAAREHDDSDADEATASDSKGGASRLDSPASIG, from the coding sequence GTGAGTGTGCGCGCCTCCACCGTCGCGGCACTCAGCAGGGTGCCGGGCCTGTTGGGGCTTGCCCGACTCGTGCGCGAGACCTTCCGTGTCTGCATGCAGTACCGCGTCACCGGGCTTGCCGCCGAGGCCGGCTTCTTCGCGCTGTTGTCCTTCCCGCCCCTGGTCTTCGGACTGCTGGGTGGGGTGGGCTACCTGGGTGGCTGGCTGGGCGACAACGCTGTGGCGAGATTCACAGAGGCCATCGAGAGCTACGCGACGCAGTTCTTCTCCGAGGAGAGCCTGCAGCAGGTGATCATGCCGACCATCTCCGACGCGCTGCGTGGTGGGCGCCCTGATGTCATCTCGGCCGGTTTCCTGCTCTCGTTGTGGTCGGGCTCGCGAGCCCTCAACGTGCTGCTCGACACCGTGTCGATCATGTACGGCCAGGGTGGCGAGCGCGGCATCGTGCGCACCCGGCTGATGAGCCTGTCACTGTACTTCGTCACCTTGGTCTTCGGCGCGATCGTGGTGCCGCTCATCGTCGTCGGACCGCAGTTGCTCAGCGAATGGCTGCCGGGCCAACTCCAAGTGCTGATGATGTTCTACTGGCCGCTTGTCGGCGGCCTGACCGTGCTCGGCTTCTCGACGTTGTTCTACATCGCCACCCCGCACAAGACACCCTGGGTGCGAGACCTCCCGGGCGCGATCCTCACGCTGGCGATCTGGGTGCTCTCGGCGATGGCGCTGCGCTATCTGCTCGGCGCGTCAGTCGGCGGCACGAGCATCTACGGACCGCTGGCCGCCGCGATCGTCGTGCTCATCTGGATGTACTTCCTCGGCATCGCGGTGCTGATCGGTGCGGCGCTCAATGCCGCCACGATGCGCCTGTGGCCGGTGGAGCTGAAGGGGCCGGTGCACGAGCGTGCACGCGAGTTCCTCACCGACGGAGTGCAGCGCACCCGCGAAAAGCTGGCAGACACCCGCTCTGGCCCCATCCCGTTGGGGCGCCGGCCGGCGGGCAAACCGGCAGCCGCCCGCGAGCACGATGACTCGGACGCCGATGAAGCCACCGCGTCCGATTCGAAAGGCGGCGCGTCCCGATTGGATTCACCTGCCTCGATCGGTTAG